A section of the Kribbella voronezhensis genome encodes:
- a CDS encoding GNAT family N-acetyltransferase, which translates to MVNITSLGFRTDLRLLELAGSEVTDRGEYVVVRTPRNPAFWWGNFLLLRTPFAPGDTTARLALFQTEFPDAKHVAMGIDSVDRVIGAEDELLAAGFELEPSTVMTASRVNEPARPNEAAEYRLLSGDRDWEQLTELGLASATMTVDEAYEDFTRGRTRSARELVESGQGFWFGAFEGERLLASLGLVPDGQGAARFQTVQTHPEARNRGLASTLVHRAAAYGLDELGAKTLVIVADPEYVAVRIYRALGFEDTETQLQVIRPAA; encoded by the coding sequence ATGGTGAACATCACCAGCCTGGGCTTCCGAACAGATCTCAGACTCCTCGAGCTGGCCGGGAGCGAGGTGACCGATCGAGGCGAGTATGTCGTGGTGCGGACGCCTCGCAACCCGGCGTTCTGGTGGGGCAACTTCCTGCTGCTCCGTACGCCGTTCGCGCCCGGTGACACGACGGCACGCCTGGCGTTGTTCCAGACCGAGTTTCCGGACGCGAAACATGTTGCCATGGGCATCGACAGCGTGGACAGAGTGATCGGCGCCGAGGACGAACTGCTGGCGGCGGGCTTCGAGCTGGAGCCGAGCACGGTGATGACCGCCTCGCGGGTCAACGAGCCGGCGCGGCCGAACGAAGCCGCGGAGTACCGGCTGCTGAGCGGCGACCGGGACTGGGAGCAGCTGACCGAGCTGGGGTTGGCCTCCGCCACGATGACCGTCGACGAGGCGTACGAGGACTTCACCAGAGGTCGAACCCGATCTGCTCGTGAGCTGGTCGAGTCCGGACAGGGGTTCTGGTTCGGGGCGTTCGAGGGAGAGCGGTTGCTGGCGTCTCTCGGTCTGGTCCCCGACGGGCAGGGCGCTGCCCGGTTCCAGACCGTGCAGACGCATCCGGAAGCCCGCAACCGGGGACTCGCGAGCACACTGGTGCACCGGGCGGCGGCGTACGGGCTGGACGAACTGGGAGCGAAGACGCTGGTGATCGTCGCCGATCCCGAATACGTTGCCGTGCGCATCTATCGCGCCCTCGGGTTCGAAGACACCGAGACTCAGCTCCAGGTCATCAGACCCGCTGCGTGA
- a CDS encoding SDR family oxidoreductase, with product MEKPLVLVTGVTGYIGGRLVPELLEAGFRVRAMARNPQRLRDRDWFGDVEVVEADAGDAEQVAAALQGVDIAYYLIHALGTGNRFESRDRHTALTFGTAAREAGVRRIVYLGGLYPQGEVLSPHLDSRREVGEILLASGVPTTVLRAAVIIGSGSASFEMLRHLTDRLPFMVTPRWLGTRIQPIAVRDVLHYLVGSASMPAEVSRGFDIGGPDVLTYRDMMQRYAAVAGLQPRRIVTLPLLTPSLSSHWVGLVTPVPSSIARPLVDSLIHEVVCKEHDIAQYVADPEAGLIGFDRAVDLALKRVQEFDVTTTWASASTPGAPSDPLPGDPDWSGGSLYVDERESAVSATPERLWSVIEGIGGGNGWYSWRLGWWARGVLDRVFGGPGLRRGRRNPQDLSVGDPLDWWRVEEIEDLKLLRLRAEMRLPGLAWLELIVDTDADGNTIFRQRALFHPHGLPGHLYWNAIKPFHGVVFGGMQRNIAEAAQYTDGPAHWKPSRKSS from the coding sequence ATGGAGAAACCACTGGTCCTTGTCACGGGAGTCACCGGCTACATCGGTGGTCGCCTCGTTCCCGAACTGCTCGAAGCCGGCTTCCGGGTCCGCGCGATGGCTCGCAATCCGCAGCGGCTGCGGGACCGTGACTGGTTCGGTGACGTCGAGGTGGTCGAGGCGGACGCGGGCGACGCCGAACAGGTCGCGGCCGCACTTCAGGGCGTCGACATCGCCTACTACCTGATCCACGCGCTCGGCACCGGCAACCGCTTCGAGTCGCGGGACCGGCACACGGCCTTGACGTTCGGTACGGCGGCTCGCGAGGCCGGCGTACGGCGGATCGTCTATCTCGGCGGGCTCTATCCGCAGGGCGAGGTGTTGTCGCCGCACCTGGACTCGCGTCGTGAGGTCGGCGAGATCCTGCTCGCCTCAGGCGTCCCGACGACCGTACTGCGGGCCGCCGTCATCATCGGCTCAGGGTCCGCATCCTTCGAGATGCTGCGGCATCTCACCGACCGGCTGCCGTTCATGGTCACACCGCGCTGGCTGGGGACCCGGATCCAGCCGATCGCCGTCCGGGACGTCCTGCACTACCTGGTCGGTAGCGCCTCGATGCCGGCCGAGGTCAGCCGCGGCTTCGACATCGGCGGGCCGGACGTTCTCACCTATCGCGACATGATGCAGCGGTACGCCGCGGTCGCCGGACTCCAGCCGCGACGGATCGTGACGCTGCCGCTCCTAACTCCTTCGCTGTCCAGCCACTGGGTCGGGCTCGTGACGCCGGTCCCCAGCAGCATCGCCCGGCCGCTCGTGGACAGCCTGATCCACGAAGTGGTGTGCAAGGAGCACGACATCGCGCAGTACGTCGCCGATCCCGAGGCGGGCCTGATCGGCTTCGACCGGGCGGTGGACCTCGCGCTCAAACGCGTGCAGGAGTTCGACGTCACTACCACCTGGGCTTCCGCGTCCACACCCGGTGCGCCGAGTGACCCGTTGCCGGGTGACCCCGACTGGTCCGGCGGCTCGTTGTACGTGGACGAGCGGGAGAGCGCTGTCTCGGCGACTCCGGAGCGGCTCTGGTCGGTGATCGAAGGGATCGGCGGCGGCAACGGCTGGTACTCCTGGCGGCTCGGCTGGTGGGCCAGGGGAGTGCTCGACCGGGTGTTCGGCGGTCCGGGTCTTCGCCGCGGCCGCCGCAACCCGCAGGATCTGTCGGTCGGTGACCCTCTCGACTGGTGGCGGGTGGAGGAGATCGAGGACCTGAAACTGCTCCGGCTCCGCGCGGAGATGAGGCTGCCTGGCCTCGCCTGGCTGGAGCTGATCGTCGACACCGACGCCGACGGGAACACGATCTTCCGGCAGAGAGCGCTCTTCCATCCTCACGGGCTGCCCGGCCACCTGTACTGGAACGCGATCAAGCCGTTCCACGGCGTCGTGTTCGGCGGCATGCAGCGCAACATCGCCGAGGCCGCCCAGTACACCGACGGTCCCGCCCACTGGAAGCCGTCGCGGAAATCGTCTTGA
- a CDS encoding SDR family oxidoreductase — MTEIVRGVALVTGGSRGIGAAAAVALAGDGWDVGISYRTQADDAAAVVAACEAVGRRAVAVRADVAEAEDIERMFGEVTDALGPIGAVINNAGIVTPSAKVADYDVERLEKVFRINTIGAFLVAGAAVRRMSTARGGSGGVIVNVSSRGAVLGSANEYVDYAGSKAAVDTLTIGLANEVAKEGIRVLGIRPGLIETDIHAEGRLERIGATPPLGRPGKAEEVAALIAFLASDRASYMTGSMVDVAGGR; from the coding sequence ATGACTGAGATCGTGCGCGGGGTCGCGTTGGTGACCGGTGGCAGCAGGGGGATCGGGGCTGCCGCCGCGGTCGCGCTGGCGGGTGACGGTTGGGATGTGGGGATCAGTTACCGGACGCAGGCCGATGACGCTGCGGCTGTGGTCGCTGCCTGTGAGGCCGTCGGACGACGCGCGGTGGCGGTGCGGGCCGATGTGGCCGAGGCCGAGGACATCGAGCGGATGTTCGGCGAGGTGACCGATGCGCTCGGACCGATCGGTGCCGTGATCAACAATGCCGGCATCGTGACGCCGTCGGCGAAGGTGGCCGACTACGACGTCGAGCGGCTGGAGAAGGTCTTCCGCATCAACACGATCGGGGCGTTCCTGGTCGCGGGAGCCGCCGTACGCCGGATGTCGACCGCGCGCGGCGGAAGCGGTGGGGTGATCGTGAACGTGTCGTCACGGGGCGCGGTGCTCGGGTCCGCGAACGAGTACGTCGATTACGCCGGCAGCAAGGCGGCGGTGGACACGCTGACGATCGGCCTCGCGAACGAGGTCGCGAAGGAAGGGATCCGGGTGCTCGGCATCCGGCCAGGGTTGATCGAGACCGACATCCACGCCGAGGGCCGGCTCGAGCGGATCGGAGCCACCCCGCCGCTGGGACGACCGGGCAAGGCCGAGGAAGTCGCCGCGCTGATCGCGTTCCTGGCTTCGGATCGCGCCTCCTACATGACGGGCTCCATGGTCGACGTAGCCGGCGGCCGCTGA
- a CDS encoding ArsR/SmtB family transcription factor, with translation MDDEVFRALADPSRRRLLDNLNQRNGQTLRDLCAGLEMARQSVSKHLAVLEAANLVTTARRGREKLHFLNAEPINAIADRWITQYDRRRVQLLADLKNSLEQETMNDFVYTTYIKTTPERLWQALTNPEFTQQYWGLHHDTDWKVGSPMEWKMGDVTMAGEGQVVLEHDPYRRLAFTWHHITPEFAKAVEMDDELRDKTAAEPLSRVSFDLEPDGDQVKLTVIHSGFEPDSAIRPMIEDGWTRLISDLKSFAESLPIPA, from the coding sequence ATGGATGACGAGGTGTTCAGGGCGCTGGCGGACCCGAGCCGGCGGCGGCTGCTCGACAACCTGAACCAGCGGAACGGCCAGACCCTGCGTGACCTCTGCGCCGGACTGGAGATGGCGCGGCAGTCGGTGAGCAAGCACCTCGCCGTACTCGAAGCCGCGAACCTCGTCACGACCGCGCGGCGCGGCCGGGAGAAGTTGCATTTCCTGAACGCCGAACCGATCAACGCCATCGCGGACCGCTGGATCACGCAGTACGACCGCCGGCGTGTGCAGTTGCTCGCCGATCTCAAGAACAGCCTGGAGCAGGAGACCATGAACGACTTCGTCTACACCACGTACATCAAGACCACCCCGGAGCGGCTCTGGCAGGCGCTCACAAATCCCGAGTTCACCCAGCAGTACTGGGGTCTGCACCACGACACCGACTGGAAGGTCGGCTCTCCGATGGAGTGGAAGATGGGCGACGTGACGATGGCCGGCGAGGGACAGGTTGTGCTGGAGCACGATCCGTACCGGCGGCTCGCGTTCACGTGGCACCACATCACGCCGGAGTTCGCCAAGGCCGTCGAGATGGACGACGAACTGCGCGACAAGACCGCCGCCGAGCCGCTGTCCCGGGTGAGCTTCGATCTGGAGCCCGACGGCGATCAGGTCAAACTGACCGTCATCCACAGCGGCTTCGAACCGGACAGCGCCATCCGCCCCATGATCGAAGACGGCTGGACCCGCCTCATCTCCGACCTCAAGTCCTTCGCCGAATCCCTGCCCATCCCCGCCTAG